From Abiotrophia defectiva ATCC 49176:
AACTCGAAGAAGCGGAAGCTAGCTATGATTTGGAACAGGCAGCCGTCCTGCGCCATGGTAAGATTCCGCAATTAGAGAAGGAACTAGCAGAACTTGAAGCCAAAGAAACTGTGCCACGTCATGAACGTCTGACCCAAGAATCAGTGACTGACGAAGAAATCGCGCAGGTTGTAGGTCGATTGACAGGAATTCCGGTTAATCGACTGGTGGAAGGTGAACGTGAAAAATTACTTAAGCTTAGCGATACCCTACATGAACGCGTTATTGGCCAAGACGAGGCAGTCGATAAGGTAGCGGAAGCTGTCTTACGTTCTCGTGCAGGCTTACAAAACCCTAACCGTCCAATCGGTTCCTTCCTCTTCTTAGGACCTACTGGGGTAGGGAAGACAGAGTTAGCTAAAGCCTTGGCAGAAACCCTCTTTGACTCAGAAAGCCATCTGGTCCGAATCGATATGTCCGAGTATATGGAGAAACACAATGTCTCTCGTCTGGTAGGGGCTCCTCCAGGCTACGTAGGTTATGAAGAGGGCGGTCAATTAACAGAAGCCGTACGTCGGACACCTTATACTATTGTCTTATTAGATGAAATTGAGAAGGCTCATCCAGACGTCTTCAATATCCTACTCCAAGTTCTTGACGACGGTCGCTTGACCGACTCTAAAGGTCGGACTGTTGACTTCAAGAATACAGTGCTGATTATGACCTCTAATATTGGCTCAAGCCTTTTGTTAGAAGGAGTAGAGGACGATGGCAGCATCAATCCAGAGACAGCGGCTCAAGTGCGTCAACTCTTGCGTCAACACTTCAAGCCAGAGTTCCTCAACCGGATTGACGACACCGTACTCTTTACACCATTGGCACAAAGCCACATGAATAAGATTGTCTTCAAACTCTTGAAGAGTCTGCAAGAACGTTTGGCTTACCAAGATATTAGCCTAGAGCTAGATGATCAAGCAGCTACTTGGTTAGCTCATAATGGCTATGATCCAGTCTACGGGGCACGTCCACTCATGCGCTATATGACGCGTGAATTAGAAACGCCATTAGCTAAGGCTATCATTGCCGGGGACATACAACCTAACTCGCATGTGATGGTGCAGTTAGAAGATGACCACCTTGTCTTTGAATCAAAACCTAATCAAGAATAAGGGCGAGTAAGATGACTAAGTTAACTTAGTCATCTTTTTTAATGTGCAAGGCCTTCTTATTTACTTGACTTTCTTTCTAGCCTAGCGTAAGGTAAAATTAAACATAAAGAGTTAATCTCTCGTGATTTTTGACAATCCCAATGACTTATTGCTTGATTAGGATTGCTAGGAGGAGCGCTATGGCACGCTACGATAAATATATTATGAAATACATTGGTTTAATCACCCTCATTGTCTTGGTTGTATGGAACTGGAATTCCATTATGGGCTTAGTCGGCTCAATCTATAAGACTTTAGGACCAATTATTAACGGGGCTATTTTTGCCTACATCTTGAATCTACTTATGGTTCGCTACGAAAGGCTTTTGTCTAAGTTACAGGTAAAAATGCCGTTGATTAAAGAACTGAAGCGACCAGTATCGATGCTCTTATCCCTCTTGACTTTTGTCTTGGCGGTTATTATGATTCTGGTCCTAGTCTTACCACAGTTATCGACCGCTATTAGTCGTTTTATTGAGGTAATTCCAAGTGTCAGCACTTGGCTACAGAAGGCGATTGAAGAGTATGATGCTTATTTTCCTCAGCTGCAGACCCTCATGTCACAGCTTAATATCAACTGGGGTAGCCTGATTCAACAATCCATGACAGTTCTTAACAGCTTGTCTTCTAACTTCTTAAACATTACCTTTACGACAATTACTGGGGTGGCATCTAATACTATTAACTCCATCCTGTCCTTGATGGTTGCCCTCTATATTTTGGGGTCTAAGGAACGTCTTTTACTACAAGGTAAGCGGCTCATTATGGCCTACTTGAAACCTAGCCACGCTCAGACTCTCTTAGATATTATTCGCCTAATGAATGAATCCTTCACTAATTTCTTCGTGGGGATGACCTTGGAAGGCATCATTCTGGGCAGCCTAGTCACTGTTGCAGCCAGCATCTTCAATCTGCCATATGCGGGTATGTTAGGAGTGATTGCTGGGGTTATGGCCTTAATTCCTATTATTGGTGGCTATATCTCTGCAGCAGTAGGGACTCTCATGCTATTGGCTGTTTCACCAAGCCAGGCGCTCTTTTATCTGGTCATGGTCATCATTATCATGCAACTGGAAGGGAACCTAATCTATCCACGTGTGGTGGGAGGTTCTATTGGGTTACCAGGTCTCTGGGTCTTAGTGGCCTTCACAGTCGGTGGGGGCTTAATGGGGATTTCAGGCATGATTCTTGGGATTCCATTAGCAGCGACCCTTTACAAATTATTAGGTCGTGACGTTCTTATGCGGGAGAAACGCCAAACCTTGACTATTCTTGAATAAGTTAGATAGCGAGAGCAGTCATGCTCTCGCTATTTTAATAGGATTATTTGGTGACTGTAAAGGCTTTATGTTATAATTGAACCATCAAATTTATCCTTTGATTTAAGTACTCGAGGGTAAGGAGGTCAATAAGATGAAACACTTGACTAAGCAATTGTTAGTTGGCTGTTTAGGATTAATTTTTCTTGTCAACTATATGGGCCAAAGTGTCGCTGCACGCCCACCTATTTTAGATGCTTCCTCTGAGGTAAGTTCTAATGAGGAAAGTTCTAAAGCAAGTGAGGGAGGTTCATTGATATCTGAAGAGTCTGAGCGTATGACCTTCCCTGAATTACAGGATAAGCTAGAGCAAGCGCGACAAAAGGTTTTAAGTGTTAAACTTACAGCAAAGACCTCTCGAAAAACTAAGGAGTTTTCTGTGCCAAGTGAAGATGCCTATATAGCCTGGAACAAATTTGAAGCCAGTGATGACCAGAAGAGTGAGCCGATTCTTTCCTTTAATCATGAAGAATTCAATTTGGCTGGCATACTTAAATTTGAGTATTACTTGACTAAGAAAGCTCAAGATGACTATCTTTTGTATACGAAATCAGAGGCTAATCAGAATAGCTATAGGCAGATAACTTACCCCTTTGCCTATGTCAATTACCAGGATATTCTTACGTCCATTATTTTACTTGATGCCCCATACGCTAAGGTTGAACTTAAAGATTCGAGTTATCATGTCTACATCAGTGACAAGGACCAGTCCTTAACCCACCTTTTCCTCTTTAGTATTGGGCGAGATAAAGTAGGCCAAGAAAAAAGTAGTCTTGAGCTTGTCATCGACCAGAAGGATTTTAATCTTAAGGGCTTAAACTATTACTATCAAGACGATCAAGAACAGCGGTCCGCAGAGCTATCGGTAGCAGATATTAATCAAGTCTCCGAGAAAGATCTGACCTTGGCTCCATGGACGCAAGAGGCTGTCTTGGAAGAGGACAGCAGTTCTGATAGGACTGAATCAAGTGATGAAACAAGTGAAGCTACTGACTCCAGCCAAAGTCGTGAGTCCTCTCCTAAGGCTAGTCAAATCATGGAAGAAGCATGGCGAGAGCGGCTACTTTCTTCGGTTTTCATGTCCTTCGAGAAAATTATCCTATCTGATGACAAGACCAATGTCACAGCCTTAGAAGGTGACATGGCCTATGATAAGGTTGGGCAAATAATTGGTCTTCATTACTTTGGTATTCTAGATCATGGCTATCCTGATGGCCGGTTCGTTGAAATCATCAAGAGCTTGAATGACAAAACCTTTTATGGGCGTCTCAATACCCAATGGTACACGATATCGACAGCTAAAACAGAGGATATCAAACCAGAATACCAGCGCCTGATGACAGTCTTAGCAGACAAAAAGCTAACTGAAAAAATGACCGTTGAAGAATCGGAAACAAGTTACTTGTTGAAATTGCAAGGCCATGACCTTGGCCTCCTTGGTGATTTGTCAAGAGACTTGCTAATGGATTTGACGGAGACAGACTCAAATGAAAGGCAAGGCAAGTTTAGTTTGACTGTAGAGGTTTCTAAAAAGGAACATTATCTCCAATCACTTGATTTGAAGGTAGAGACCCAAATAGAAGGGAGCCCCCACATCCAGCATGCTAAAATTTCCTTTAGTCGCCATAATAAGGTCTCAGATATGAAATTTGAGCTTCCTAGCGAGGCCAAAGATGCTAGACCAATTGAAGAGCTCTCATCTTCTGAAGAATCGAATTGGTAAGTTTGTATAAATAGTTTTCAGACTTTAGTGAAAGTGCTATAATAGACTTAGAAACTTGAGAGGAGGAATAACTCGTGTATCTACTTATCTTGTTGGGGGTTGCTTTTGCGACGGCCACGCTCTTCTTCAAGCAGAAGTTGCCGACAGCACTTTTAGCATTAGCTTCCTTTGCTTGGTATTTTGAAGCTTGGCAGTCTGATGGACTCTTACCCTTTATCATTTTCTCAGTTGGGGTAGTCATGGTCATCTTAGAGTTCTACTTACCACAAACAGGTTTTGCAGGCCTTATTGGCTCAGTTGTCATGGGCTTGGTACTCCAATACCATACACAGAATTGGCAAGAGACCTGGCTCTTACTCTTCGGGATTGGACTTGTCAGTGTGACAGTC
This genomic window contains:
- a CDS encoding AI-2E family transporter; translation: MARYDKYIMKYIGLITLIVLVVWNWNSIMGLVGSIYKTLGPIINGAIFAYILNLLMVRYERLLSKLQVKMPLIKELKRPVSMLLSLLTFVLAVIMILVLVLPQLSTAISRFIEVIPSVSTWLQKAIEEYDAYFPQLQTLMSQLNINWGSLIQQSMTVLNSLSSNFLNITFTTITGVASNTINSILSLMVALYILGSKERLLLQGKRLIMAYLKPSHAQTLLDIIRLMNESFTNFFVGMTLEGIILGSLVTVAASIFNLPYAGMLGVIAGVMALIPIIGGYISAAVGTLMLLAVSPSQALFYLVMVIIIMQLEGNLIYPRVVGGSIGLPGLWVLVAFTVGGGLMGISGMILGIPLAATLYKLLGRDVLMREKRQTLTILE
- a CDS encoding DUF6612 family protein, translating into MKHLTKQLLVGCLGLIFLVNYMGQSVAARPPILDASSEVSSNEESSKASEGGSLISEESERMTFPELQDKLEQARQKVLSVKLTAKTSRKTKEFSVPSEDAYIAWNKFEASDDQKSEPILSFNHEEFNLAGILKFEYYLTKKAQDDYLLYTKSEANQNSYRQITYPFAYVNYQDILTSIILLDAPYAKVELKDSSYHVYISDKDQSLTHLFLFSIGRDKVGQEKSSLELVIDQKDFNLKGLNYYYQDDQEQRSAELSVADINQVSEKDLTLAPWTQEAVLEEDSSSDRTESSDETSEATDSSQSRESSPKASQIMEEAWRERLLSSVFMSFEKIILSDDKTNVTALEGDMAYDKVGQIIGLHYFGILDHGYPDGRFVEIIKSLNDKTFYGRLNTQWYTISTAKTEDIKPEYQRLMTVLADKKLTEKMTVEESETSYLLKLQGHDLGLLGDLSRDLLMDLTETDSNERQGKFSLTVEVSKKEHYLQSLDLKVETQIEGSPHIQHAKISFSRHNKVSDMKFELPSEAKDARPIEELSSSEESNW
- a CDS encoding NfeD family protein, which translates into the protein MYLLILLGVAFATATLFFKQKLPTALLALASFAWYFEAWQSDGLLPFIIFSVGVVMVILEFYLPQTGFAGLIGSVVMGLVLQYHTQNWQETWLLLFGIGLVSVTVFFVLLKFGLSIKVNEALILDAQINSHARGRQGDQAASADHPLIGHPGHAISDLKPVGKVEVDGQVYEARSAHNFISQGATVAVQAVSQGTLVVRKGGEA